A section of the Herpetosiphonaceae bacterium genome encodes:
- a CDS encoding S8 family serine peptidase: MLTRIMTLVAIVGTLLAPSIPATGTPGTTTGSSTNSSPSSQDVRDHYIIVVQAGRDARAVATAAGVTPHHVYRRVLNGFVATLTAAQRMALQRHPDVTLIEADQLIAATATQAVDPASGLWGLDRIDQRALPLSGSYTYGLTGAGVTAYLIDSGLQANHPNFGTRAQNAYDALGGSGTDCHGHGTHLAGIVGGTTYGVAKQVNLRGVRVLDCDALGTVSNAIRGIDWVAANAVKPAVATIAFSPVNLDSGNSGTLQLAIENLISAGIFVAVSAGNGNVDGCTLPPANVAAAFTVAASTRTDYRASFSNYGACVDSYAPGSGITSAWIGSTTNTLSGTSQATAFVAGVAVLYKARYGDQAQASVNSWLISNATPNVIQGNVGTTPNRLLYVNLPPLPTPTPTRTPTPTPTRTPTPTPTQTPTPTATPSPLSVTAVRCWNNGFSNPYNSGTYECHGSVSGGTGTYVSYRWTEQSTLSGTEHSWTTSGPDTSNTCTVGITYSIRLTVTDSAGATAYRQTSFACRSSAE, encoded by the coding sequence ATGCTGACACGAATCATGACCCTGGTGGCGATTGTTGGGACGTTGCTTGCACCGAGTATCCCCGCGACCGGGACGCCCGGAACGACGACTGGCTCTAGCACCAACTCATCGCCATCGAGCCAAGATGTTCGCGACCACTACATTATCGTGGTGCAGGCGGGGCGCGATGCCCGCGCCGTGGCAACGGCAGCCGGCGTGACGCCGCACCACGTCTATCGGCGCGTGCTGAATGGCTTTGTCGCCACGCTCACCGCCGCCCAGCGGATGGCGCTCCAGCGCCATCCCGACGTGACGCTGATCGAGGCGGACCAACTCATCGCAGCCACCGCGACACAAGCGGTTGATCCGGCGAGCGGGTTGTGGGGCCTCGACCGGATCGACCAGCGGGCGCTGCCGCTCTCGGGCAGCTACACCTACGGGCTGACGGGCGCGGGCGTCACCGCCTACCTGATCGACAGCGGCCTCCAGGCGAACCATCCGAACTTCGGCACCCGCGCCCAGAACGCCTACGATGCCTTGGGTGGGAGCGGCACGGACTGCCACGGGCACGGCACGCATCTGGCGGGCATCGTCGGCGGCACGACCTATGGCGTTGCCAAGCAGGTCAATCTACGCGGTGTGCGGGTGCTGGACTGTGATGCGCTGGGGACCGTCTCAAATGCCATTCGCGGGATCGATTGGGTCGCGGCGAATGCGGTCAAGCCCGCCGTCGCGACGATCGCCTTCAGCCCGGTCAATCTCGACAGCGGCAACAGTGGGACGCTTCAACTCGCCATCGAGAATCTGATCAGCGCGGGCATCTTCGTGGCCGTGTCGGCGGGCAACGGCAATGTCGATGGCTGTACCCTCCCACCGGCCAACGTCGCCGCCGCGTTCACGGTTGCCGCCAGTACCCGCACGGATTATCGCGCATCCTTCTCGAACTATGGCGCGTGTGTGGATAGTTACGCGCCTGGATCGGGTATCACCTCCGCCTGGATCGGCAGCACGACCAACACGCTGAGCGGCACCTCACAGGCGACCGCTTTTGTCGCGGGCGTGGCGGTCCTCTATAAAGCCCGCTACGGCGATCAGGCCCAAGCATCCGTTAATTCGTGGCTCATCTCGAATGCGACACCGAATGTCATTCAGGGGAATGTCGGGACCACCCCCAACCGCCTCCTGTATGTGAACTTGCCGCCCCTCCCGACGCCGACCCCGACCCGGACCCCAACTCCCACGCCGACCCGGACCCCAACTCCCACGCCGACCCAGACTCCCACGCCGACGGCCACGCCCTCTCCATTGAGTGTCACCGCCGTGAGGTGTTGGAATAATGGCTTTTCCAACCCGTATAACAGTGGAACGTATGAGTGTCATGGATCGGTCTCCGGTGGCACCGGCACCTACGTGTCCTACCGCTGGACTGAGCAGTCGACGCTCTCCGGCACCGAGCACTCCTGGACCACCTCCGGCCCAGACACGAGTAACACATGCACAGTCGGGATTACCTACTCGATCCGGCTGACCGTCACCGATAGTGCCGGAGCGACCGCCTACCGCCAAACGTCATTCGCCTGTAGATCCAGCGCGGAGTAA
- a CDS encoding vanadium-dependent haloperoxidase, translating to MISATAAGFTLNVLPQTASSAVAAEIGPLLGAARADRARQIRVAAADFQRSQPLGTHPDNGDEARYANKIASSTKALPHNTLGEVNLTSYNQLITALRTGNAADFEAITLGGSRPLVNPQASYHYTLEGADSHALDIPPAPQFASAEAASEMGELYWMALARDVYFDDYATDSTIGAAVTDLNQFSAFRGPSPVTRTTIFRGTSPDSQVGPYVSQFLYREVPEGVQTTVQRNLVPLPGTTNDFLTSYAEWLSIQNGNLPTRSTSYDSTRRYIRNGRDLAEYVHYDYPFQAALNAANIVVNALTGLAFDNDPKYSPRAYDSRNPYLGYRKQSGFATFGNADLQVRIAKAAQYALDHAWYQKWLVHRRLRPEEFGGRIHNNKTGVTNYPIDPEILFSEAVNWTVSRYGTYLLPQAFPEAAPVHPSYPSGHAVFIGAEITMLKAYLKEDFVIPNPVIASRDGLSLVPVTGVTLTVGNELNKLAWNIALGRNFGGVHYRSDAREGLWLGEQVAIRLMQDLKTLYTEPFSGFSLTKFDGSTVVI from the coding sequence GTGATCTCGGCGACCGCTGCCGGATTTACCCTCAACGTCCTGCCGCAGACCGCCAGCAGCGCCGTCGCCGCCGAGATCGGCCCGCTCCTCGGTGCCGCCCGTGCCGACCGCGCCCGCCAGATCCGCGTCGCCGCCGCCGATTTTCAGCGCAGCCAGCCGCTCGGCACGCACCCCGATAACGGCGACGAGGCCCGCTATGCGAACAAAATCGCCAGCTCGACTAAAGCCCTGCCGCACAACACGCTCGGCGAAGTCAATCTCACATCGTACAACCAGTTAATTACCGCGCTGCGGACCGGCAATGCCGCCGATTTCGAGGCGATCACGCTCGGCGGCAGCCGCCCGCTGGTCAATCCGCAGGCGTCCTACCACTACACGCTCGAAGGCGCGGACTCGCACGCCCTGGATATTCCGCCCGCGCCCCAGTTTGCCAGCGCCGAAGCCGCCAGCGAGATGGGCGAGTTGTACTGGATGGCGCTCGCCCGCGATGTGTACTTCGACGATTACGCAACCGACAGCACGATTGGCGCCGCCGTCACAGATCTCAATCAGTTCAGCGCCTTTCGCGGCCCGTCACCCGTCACGCGCACCACCATCTTCCGCGGCACGTCGCCGGACTCGCAGGTGGGGCCGTATGTCTCGCAATTCTTGTATCGCGAGGTGCCGGAAGGCGTGCAGACGACCGTCCAGCGCAATCTGGTGCCGCTCCCGGGCACGACCAACGATTTTCTGACCAGCTATGCCGAGTGGCTCAGCATCCAGAACGGGAATCTGCCGACGCGATCGACCAGCTACGACAGCACCCGGCGCTATATCCGCAACGGGCGGGATCTGGCCGAATATGTCCACTACGATTACCCGTTCCAGGCCGCGCTCAACGCGGCGAATATCGTGGTCAACGCGCTGACGGGCCTGGCCTTTGACAATGATCCGAAGTACAGCCCGCGCGCCTACGACAGCCGCAATCCGTACCTGGGCTATCGCAAACAGTCGGGCTTTGCGACCTTTGGCAACGCGGATCTGCAGGTGCGGATCGCCAAGGCGGCGCAGTACGCGCTGGATCATGCCTGGTACCAGAAGTGGCTGGTCCACCGGCGGCTGCGCCCCGAGGAGTTCGGCGGGCGGATTCATAATAATAAGACCGGCGTGACCAACTACCCGATCGACCCGGAGATCCTGTTCTCGGAGGCGGTCAACTGGACCGTCAGCCGCTACGGTACCTACCTGCTGCCGCAAGCGTTCCCCGAAGCCGCGCCGGTCCACCCGTCGTATCCGTCGGGCCATGCGGTGTTCATCGGGGCCGAGATCACGATGCTGAAAGCCTATCTCAAGGAAGATTTCGTGATCCCGAATCCGGTGATCGCGAGCCGGGATGGGCTGTCGCTCGTGCCGGTGACGGGCGTGACGCTGACGGTGGGGAACGAGCTGAACAAGCTGGCGTGGAACATCGCGCTGGGGCGGAACTTCGGGGGCGTGCATTACCGCTCGGACGCGCGGGAGGGGCTGTGGCTGGGCGAGCAGGTGGCGATCCGCCTGATGCAGGACCTGAAAACGCTCTATACCGAGCCGTTCTCCGGCTTCTCGCTGACCAAGTTCGACGGCTCGACGGTCGTGATCTAA